A single window of Streptomyces aquilus DNA harbors:
- a CDS encoding acyl-ACP desaturase translates to MTITSPHLGSPAVWTDAKLLYALEEVVETELNRHLKVAKDWMPHEYVPWSDGRNFPGLFEDGEAWDKEQSKVTEIGRIALVVNLLTEDNLPSYHHEIASLFGRDGAWGTWVHRWTAEEGRHGIVMRDYLLASRAVDPDKLEAFRMQHMSEGFESDNRHSMLHSVAYVAFQELATRISHRNTGHQSGDPVCDRMLARIATDENLHMVFYRNLLKAAFELAPDLTMQAVRDVVVNFRMPGHGMPGFERFAAQMAIGEVYNMRIHHDDVLQPVLRHLKVMEIDGLGPEGRQAQEELGMFMGGLDAEALKFDEKLAARKARMAARAAG, encoded by the coding sequence GTGACGATCACTTCCCCGCACCTCGGCAGCCCCGCCGTCTGGACCGACGCCAAGCTGCTGTACGCCCTGGAGGAAGTCGTCGAGACCGAGCTCAACCGGCACCTGAAGGTCGCCAAGGACTGGATGCCGCACGAGTACGTGCCGTGGAGCGACGGCCGCAACTTCCCCGGCCTCTTCGAGGACGGCGAGGCCTGGGACAAGGAGCAGTCCAAGGTCACCGAGATCGGCCGCATCGCGCTCGTGGTGAACCTCCTCACCGAGGACAACCTCCCCAGCTACCATCACGAGATCGCCTCCCTGTTCGGCCGCGACGGCGCCTGGGGCACCTGGGTGCACCGCTGGACCGCCGAGGAGGGCCGGCACGGCATCGTGATGCGCGACTACCTGCTCGCCTCGCGCGCGGTGGACCCGGACAAGCTGGAAGCGTTCCGCATGCAGCACATGTCGGAGGGCTTCGAGTCCGACAACCGCCACTCGATGCTGCACTCGGTCGCCTACGTCGCCTTCCAGGAACTCGCGACCCGTATCTCGCACCGCAACACCGGTCACCAGTCCGGCGACCCGGTCTGCGACCGCATGCTCGCGCGTATCGCGACCGACGAGAACCTCCACATGGTCTTCTACCGCAACCTCCTGAAGGCGGCGTTCGAGCTCGCGCCCGACCTGACCATGCAGGCGGTCCGGGACGTGGTCGTGAACTTCCGGATGCCCGGCCACGGCATGCCCGGTTTCGAGCGCTTCGCCGCACAGATGGCCATCGGCGAGGTCTACAACATGCGGATCCACCACGACGACGTCCTCCAGCCGGTCCTGCGCCACCTGAAGGTCATGGAGATCGACGGCCTCGGCCCCGAGGGCCGGCAGGCCCAGGAGGAGCTCGGCATGTTCATGGGCGGCCTGGACGCGGAGGCCCTGAAGTTCGACGAGAAGCTGGCGGCCCGCAAGGCGCGCATGGCGGCACGCGCGGCGGGCTGA
- a CDS encoding AAA family ATPase — MTTDTQQLTVSRLESFIDAMIDMGQTGQIFGEHGIGKTATFFSHIGRAHPGTSLVYVPAANLTPDDLLVNAPVRDPHTGELVLRQLVMSQLKPGTPFVLLIDDSLQAGDTIQSQLMQIACNWTLGEHDLRALGCVGVFLTDNESLSETSSRRGDLALLDRMVTLRITANDTSWRRHLAAKYRPWDLRPVFSLWASLSPALRELLSPRTLDHVLANAKEGFPLRWGLPLVDGDRLRLAEPGPDGKPGQNRTREILDRIAEAVGVANPSTIPDPVRQVVRAALRNRWTVLLQGPPGCGKTELVRETVRAGLGREPLYFSLPVTNVEDLCAPIPSADGTLDNLLAAHFTGPEPKAIVWDEYNRPKDKAAFAKLMEITQEWSLAGRRIENLRAQIAVQNPPYHLGRKLLVSRNNIAQATRFTASLEVAPEDIPANEWLLARYGADAETVLEWWKHDIDDDGRAWITKRTLERLIKLHRRGLPLEMGTVYLGDGEYAPVPLTALLDRLKGREVTGLRELARDADVWEARLRRAAEQSGEGGNDSDVVHQILANAELSQLRKHRAVVARLVALLPAKLRATYLVGASEKQQRFWTEVFMGLRRR; from the coding sequence ATGACCACGGACACACAGCAGTTGACCGTCTCGCGGCTCGAGTCCTTCATCGACGCGATGATCGACATGGGGCAGACGGGGCAGATCTTCGGCGAGCACGGCATCGGCAAGACGGCGACGTTCTTCTCGCACATCGGCCGCGCCCACCCCGGCACGAGCCTGGTGTACGTCCCGGCGGCGAACCTGACGCCGGACGACCTGCTCGTCAACGCTCCGGTGCGCGATCCGCACACCGGTGAACTGGTGCTGCGCCAGCTGGTGATGAGCCAGTTGAAGCCGGGCACGCCGTTCGTGCTGCTCATCGACGACTCGTTGCAGGCGGGCGACACCATCCAGTCGCAGCTGATGCAGATCGCCTGCAACTGGACGCTGGGTGAGCACGATCTGCGGGCGCTCGGCTGCGTCGGCGTCTTCCTCACGGACAACGAGTCGCTGTCGGAGACGTCGTCCCGGCGCGGTGACCTGGCGCTCCTGGACCGTATGGTCACGCTGCGGATCACGGCCAACGACACGTCGTGGCGGCGGCATCTGGCGGCCAAGTACCGCCCGTGGGACCTGCGGCCGGTGTTCTCGCTGTGGGCGTCCCTCTCCCCCGCCCTGCGGGAGCTGCTGTCCCCGCGCACGCTCGACCATGTCCTCGCCAACGCGAAGGAGGGTTTCCCGCTGCGCTGGGGCCTGCCGTTGGTCGACGGCGACCGGTTGCGCCTCGCCGAGCCGGGCCCGGACGGAAAGCCCGGGCAGAACCGGACGCGGGAGATCCTGGACCGGATCGCCGAGGCGGTGGGCGTGGCCAATCCGTCCACGATTCCCGACCCGGTACGACAGGTCGTGCGCGCGGCGCTGCGCAACCGCTGGACGGTGCTGCTCCAGGGGCCGCCCGGCTGCGGCAAGACGGAACTGGTGCGGGAGACGGTGCGGGCGGGTCTGGGCCGGGAGCCGCTGTACTTCTCGCTGCCGGTGACGAACGTCGAGGACCTGTGCGCGCCGATCCCGTCGGCGGACGGCACCCTCGACAACCTTCTCGCCGCGCACTTCACCGGTCCCGAGCCGAAGGCGATCGTGTGGGACGAGTACAACCGGCCCAAGGACAAGGCCGCGTTCGCCAAGCTCATGGAGATCACCCAGGAGTGGTCGCTGGCCGGGCGGCGGATCGAGAACCTGCGCGCCCAGATCGCGGTGCAGAACCCGCCGTACCATCTGGGCCGCAAGCTGCTGGTGTCGCGGAACAACATCGCGCAGGCGACGCGTTTCACGGCCTCCCTGGAGGTGGCGCCGGAGGACATCCCGGCCAACGAGTGGTTGCTGGCCCGCTACGGCGCGGACGCCGAGACGGTCCTGGAGTGGTGGAAGCACGACATCGACGACGACGGGCGCGCCTGGATCACCAAGCGCACCCTGGAGCGGCTCATCAAGCTGCACCGGCGCGGGCTGCCGCTGGAGATGGGCACGGTCTATCTCGGTGACGGCGAGTACGCGCCGGTGCCGCTCACCGCGCTCCTCGACCGCCTCAAGGGCCGCGAGGTCACCGGGCTGCGGGAGCTCGCCCGGGACGCCGACGTCTGGGAGGCGAGGCTGCGGCGGGCCGCCGAGCAATCCGGGGAGGGCGGCAACGACAGTGACGTGGTGCACCAGATCCTCGCCAACGCGGAGCTGTCGCAGTTGAGGAAGCACCGCGCGGTGGTGGCCCGGCTGGTGGCGCTGCTGCCGGCCAAGCTGCGGGCGACGTATCTGGTGGGGGCGTCGGAGAAACAGCAGCGGTTCTGGACGGAGGTCTTCATGGGGTTGCGGAGACGGTAG
- a CDS encoding ribonuclease inhibitor — MTEETSGFAGVPSVVPRPAAELAPLLDWLRAGRPAGERLDFPAGTALPDGRLDLCKQELGAEGASLVAEALGQGPTPVRHLLLGTDGLGDAGAEMVAGASAEVETLYLGCNGITAGGACRIADQLRASPQVVTGVWLKRNPLGSGGGRAAAELVESARSLRTLDLVQTGLDASGALVLADALLAAADNGRRIERLFVGGNPLGQAGAETLGAVVAAGAIDELYVSAARLGDAGADRLADALERAPYGRLTRLAAASNGIGPRAAARLVTAAKAAGLTLLDLGRVRAAAVLGAADNHIDLAAAGTIADTLAAERHRLTHLVLTHTGMRSREAHRLLDTAPHAVTATRFVLGQGIAASVKRRLEAHSAHVPRPAVPADVAAVRSVHRTAPPEA; from the coding sequence GTGACGGAGGAGACGAGCGGTTTCGCCGGAGTGCCGTCCGTCGTACCGCGCCCGGCCGCCGAACTCGCCCCGCTGCTGGACTGGTTGAGGGCCGGGCGCCCCGCCGGGGAACGGCTGGACTTCCCGGCCGGTACGGCCCTGCCGGACGGGCGCCTCGACCTGTGCAAGCAGGAACTCGGCGCCGAGGGGGCGTCCTTGGTCGCGGAGGCGCTGGGACAGGGCCCGACTCCGGTACGGCATCTGCTGCTCGGCACCGACGGGCTGGGCGACGCCGGGGCCGAGATGGTGGCCGGAGCGAGTGCCGAGGTCGAGACGCTCTACCTCGGCTGCAACGGGATCACGGCGGGCGGCGCCTGCCGGATCGCCGACCAGCTGCGCGCCTCGCCGCAGGTCGTCACCGGGGTGTGGCTCAAACGCAACCCGCTGGGCTCCGGCGGAGGCCGCGCCGCGGCCGAACTCGTCGAGTCGGCACGGTCGTTGCGCACCCTCGACCTCGTCCAGACCGGCCTCGACGCCAGCGGCGCCCTGGTCCTCGCCGACGCCCTGCTCGCCGCCGCGGACAACGGTCGCCGCATCGAGCGCCTCTTCGTCGGCGGCAACCCGCTGGGCCAGGCGGGCGCGGAAACGCTCGGCGCGGTGGTCGCCGCCGGGGCGATCGACGAACTGTACGTGTCCGCCGCCCGGCTGGGGGATGCGGGCGCCGACCGGCTGGCCGACGCGCTGGAACGGGCGCCGTACGGGCGGCTCACCCGGCTCGCCGCCGCCAGCAACGGCATCGGACCGCGGGCCGCCGCCCGGCTGGTGACGGCAGCCAAGGCGGCCGGGCTCACCCTGCTGGACCTCGGCCGGGTGCGCGCGGCGGCGGTCCTCGGCGCGGCGGACAACCACATCGACCTGGCCGCCGCCGGCACCATCGCCGACACCCTGGCGGCCGAACGGCACCGCCTCACCCACCTCGTCCTCACCCACACCGGCATGCGCAGCCGTGAGGCCCACCGCCTCCTCGACACCGCGCCCCACGCCGTCACGGCCACCCGCTTCGTACTGGGACAGGGCATCGCGGCGAGCGTCAAACGGCGCCTGGAGGCGCACAGCGCGCACGTACCGCGACCGGCGGTCCCCGCCGACGTGGCCGCCGTCCGCAGTGTGCACCGCACGGCCCCGCCCGAGGCCTGA
- the ddaH gene encoding dimethylargininase, whose amino-acid sequence MPSKKALIRRPSPRLAEGLVTHIEREKVDVDLAVEQWEAYAEALRAHGWETIEVDPADDCPDSVFVEDTVVMYKNVALITRPGAESRRQETAGVEEAVASLGCSVNWIWEPGTLDGGDVLKVGDTIYVGRGGRTNAAGIQQLRAAFEPLGARVVAVPVSKVLHLKSAVTALPDGTVIGNIPKVDRPSLFPRFLSVPEEAGGHVVLLGGHKLLISASAPKTIDLLADLGHDPVVVDISEFEKLEGCVTCLSVRVRELYA is encoded by the coding sequence GTGCCCAGCAAGAAGGCCCTCATCCGCCGCCCCAGCCCGCGCCTCGCCGAAGGCCTGGTGACGCACATCGAGCGCGAGAAGGTCGACGTCGACCTCGCGGTCGAGCAGTGGGAGGCGTACGCCGAGGCCCTGCGCGCACACGGCTGGGAGACGATCGAGGTGGACCCGGCCGACGACTGCCCGGACTCGGTGTTCGTCGAGGACACGGTCGTCATGTACAAGAACGTCGCCCTGATCACCCGGCCCGGCGCCGAGTCGCGGCGCCAGGAGACCGCCGGGGTCGAGGAGGCCGTGGCCTCGCTGGGCTGCTCGGTGAACTGGATCTGGGAGCCGGGCACCCTGGACGGCGGCGACGTCCTCAAGGTCGGCGACACCATCTACGTAGGCCGTGGCGGCCGCACCAACGCGGCGGGCATCCAGCAGCTGCGGGCCGCCTTCGAACCGCTCGGCGCGCGGGTCGTCGCCGTACCCGTGAGCAAGGTGCTGCACCTGAAGTCGGCGGTGACGGCGCTGCCCGACGGGACGGTCATCGGCAACATCCCGAAGGTGGACCGGCCGTCCCTGTTCCCGCGCTTCCTGTCGGTGCCGGAGGAGGCCGGCGGTCACGTCGTGCTGCTCGGCGGTCACAAGCTGCTGATCTCGGCGAGCGCGCCGAAGACCATCGACCTGCTGGCCGACCTCGGCCACGACCCGGTGGTGGTCGACATCAGCGAGTTCGAGAAGCTCGAGGGATGTGTGACATGCCTCTCGGTCCGCGTACGGGAGCTGTACGCCTGA
- a CDS encoding ABC-F family ATP-binding cassette domain-containing protein: protein MSASLTCTSLAFSWPDGTPVFEDLDIAFGPGRTGLVGVNGSGKSTLLKLIAGELTPADGTVRVAGEVGHLPQNVTLDTTLRVDEVLGIAAQRAALHAIEAGDVSEAHFETVGDDWDAEERALATLGELGLGHIGLDRTVGEVSGGESVLLRLAALLLCRPDVLLLDEPTNNLDLYARRRLYAAVASWSGVMVIVSHDRELLELVDQIADLRSGEVTWYGGNFSAYEESLATEQDAAERMVRVAEADLKRQKRELVEAHSKLAQRTRYANKMYDNKREPRAVMKLKRRSAQVSAGKHRIMHEGKLAEAKERLDEAVEAVRDDDVIRVDLPYTSVPPGRDVLTLMDLELAYGARVKGGFDLRGPERVALIGRNGAGKTTLLRTIAGELAPVSGEARAHVPLRFLPQRLDVLDDELSVAENVARFAPAATNNRVRARLARFLFRGARADQKAATLSGGERFRAALAALMLAEPAPQLLMLDEPTNNLDMASVRQLTSALESYEGALIVASHDLPFLESIGITRWLLLDGELRETTAEAVAEPA from the coding sequence ATGTCCGCTTCCCTCACCTGTACCTCCCTTGCCTTCTCCTGGCCCGACGGCACCCCCGTCTTCGAGGACCTCGACATCGCCTTCGGCCCCGGCCGCACCGGCCTCGTCGGCGTCAACGGGTCCGGAAAGTCCACCCTGTTGAAGTTGATCGCCGGTGAACTCACCCCGGCCGACGGCACCGTGCGGGTCGCCGGCGAGGTCGGCCATCTGCCGCAGAACGTCACGCTCGACACCACCCTGCGGGTCGACGAGGTGCTCGGCATCGCCGCCCAGCGGGCCGCGCTGCACGCCATCGAGGCGGGCGACGTGTCCGAGGCGCACTTCGAGACCGTCGGCGACGACTGGGACGCGGAGGAGCGCGCCCTGGCCACCCTCGGCGAACTCGGCCTCGGCCACATCGGGTTGGACCGCACGGTCGGCGAAGTGTCCGGCGGCGAGTCGGTGCTGCTGCGGCTGGCCGCACTGCTGCTGTGCCGCCCCGACGTGCTGCTCCTGGACGAACCGACCAACAACCTCGACCTGTACGCCCGCAGGCGCCTGTACGCGGCCGTCGCGTCCTGGTCCGGGGTCATGGTCATCGTCAGCCACGACCGTGAACTGCTCGAACTCGTCGACCAGATCGCCGATCTGCGCTCCGGCGAGGTCACCTGGTACGGCGGCAACTTCTCCGCCTACGAGGAGTCCCTCGCCACCGAACAGGACGCGGCGGAGCGGATGGTGCGGGTCGCGGAGGCCGACCTGAAACGGCAGAAGCGTGAACTCGTCGAGGCGCACTCCAAGTTGGCGCAGCGCACGCGGTACGCCAACAAGATGTACGACAACAAGCGCGAGCCCAGGGCGGTGATGAAACTGAAGAGGCGCTCGGCGCAGGTCTCCGCGGGCAAGCACCGCATCATGCACGAGGGGAAGCTCGCCGAGGCCAAGGAGCGGCTCGACGAGGCGGTGGAGGCCGTACGGGACGACGACGTGATCCGCGTCGACCTGCCGTACACGTCCGTGCCGCCGGGCCGTGACGTGCTGACCCTCATGGATCTGGAGCTGGCTTACGGCGCGCGCGTGAAGGGCGGCTTCGACCTGCGCGGTCCCGAGCGGGTCGCGCTGATCGGCCGCAACGGCGCGGGCAAGACGACGCTGCTGCGGACGATCGCCGGGGAGCTGGCGCCGGTGTCGGGCGAGGCGCGCGCGCATGTGCCGCTGCGGTTCCTGCCCCAGCGGCTCGACGTCCTCGACGACGAGCTGTCCGTCGCCGAGAACGTGGCCCGGTTCGCGCCGGCCGCCACCAACAACCGGGTCCGGGCGCGGCTGGCCCGCTTCCTGTTCCGGGGCGCCCGCGCCGACCAGAAGGCGGCGACCCTGTCCGGCGGCGAGCGCTTCCGGGCGGCCCTGGCGGCGCTGATGCTGGCCGAGCCGGCCCCGCAGCTGCTGATGCTGGACGAGCCGACGAACAACCTCGACATGGCGAGCGTGCGACAGCTGACGTCCGCACTGGAGTCGTACGAGGGAGCGCTGATCGTGGCCAGCCACGACCTGCCGTTCCTGGAGTCGATCGGCATCACGCGCTGGCTGCTGCTGGACGGCGAACTCCGGGAGACGACGGCGGAGGCCGTCGCCGAGCCCGCCTAG
- a CDS encoding SDR family NAD(P)-dependent oxidoreductase, producing the protein MGEAISEAELAAFHQVVGKLRALPVDDPVRLRAEQVAASFARDGRLRRRRTRGAEVSAADAAAMAATATGAPERREDAPLARPGTAGVFRKPRTCYVCKSPYREVDSFYHRLCPSCAADNTARRALSTDLSGRRALLTGGRVKIGFQLALMMLRDGAELLVTSRFPHDTLRRFRAEPGSPKWLDRLTVLAVDLRDPRQVLGLCEELREEGRPLDILVNNAAQTVRRPPQSYALLAAGEYDALPEGARQAPGFTPMRMLESGAASLPVALREADEAGLLPDPAPENSWSARLGALDPAEVLETQLVNALAPALLCDRLLPLLLASPQPRRYVVNVTAVEGRFAVRNKMAGHPHTNMAKAALNMLTRTSAAELADQGVHMCAVDTGWITDENPAPKKARMAQAGFRTPLDIVDGAARVYDPIVRGEAGEPLSGVFLKDYQEAEW; encoded by the coding sequence ATGGGCGAGGCGATCAGCGAGGCGGAACTGGCCGCCTTCCACCAGGTCGTGGGCAAGCTGCGCGCCCTGCCCGTCGACGACCCGGTGCGGCTGCGCGCCGAGCAGGTCGCCGCCTCCTTCGCTCGCGACGGACGCCTCCGCCGCCGTAGGACACGGGGTGCCGAGGTGTCGGCCGCCGACGCGGCGGCGATGGCCGCGACCGCGACCGGCGCCCCGGAGCGCCGCGAGGACGCCCCACTGGCCCGGCCGGGCACCGCGGGCGTCTTCCGCAAGCCCCGTACCTGCTATGTCTGCAAGTCGCCCTATCGAGAGGTCGACTCCTTCTATCACCGGCTCTGCCCGTCGTGTGCCGCCGACAACACCGCCCGCCGCGCCCTGAGCACCGACCTCAGCGGGCGCCGCGCGCTGCTCACCGGCGGCCGCGTGAAGATCGGCTTCCAACTGGCCCTGATGATGCTGCGGGACGGCGCCGAGCTGCTGGTCACCTCCCGCTTCCCGCACGACACCCTGCGCCGCTTCCGGGCCGAGCCGGGCAGCCCGAAGTGGCTCGACCGGCTGACCGTCCTCGCCGTCGACCTCCGCGACCCCCGCCAAGTGCTGGGCCTGTGCGAGGAGTTGCGGGAGGAGGGCCGGCCGCTGGACATCCTCGTCAACAACGCCGCCCAGACGGTCCGCAGGCCGCCGCAGTCGTACGCGCTGCTCGCCGCCGGGGAGTACGACGCCCTGCCCGAAGGGGCCCGGCAGGCACCCGGGTTCACGCCGATGCGGATGCTGGAGAGCGGTGCCGCGTCCCTGCCCGTCGCCCTGCGCGAGGCCGACGAGGCCGGGCTGCTGCCCGACCCGGCCCCGGAGAACTCCTGGTCGGCCCGGCTCGGCGCGCTCGACCCGGCGGAGGTGCTGGAGACCCAGCTCGTCAACGCCCTCGCCCCGGCCCTGCTGTGCGACCGGCTGCTGCCGCTGCTGCTGGCCTCGCCGCAGCCGCGCCGGTACGTGGTCAACGTGACCGCCGTCGAGGGCCGCTTCGCCGTCCGCAACAAGATGGCGGGCCACCCGCACACCAACATGGCCAAGGCCGCCCTCAACATGCTCACCCGCACCAGCGCCGCCGAACTCGCCGACCAGGGCGTGCACATGTGCGCCGTCGACACCGGCTGGATCACCGACGAGAACCCGGCACCGAAGAAGGCACGCATGGCACAGGCCGGGTTCCGGACGCCGCTGGACATCGTGGACGGGGCGGCGCGGGTGTACGACCCGATCGTGCGCGGGGAGGCGGGGGAGCCCCTGTCCGGGGTGTTCCTCAAGGACTACCAGGAGGCGGAGTGGTGA
- a CDS encoding VOC family protein has protein sequence MLTTRYVTGAPNWVDLGTPDIDGAASFYGALFGWRFEPGPPESGGYGFFQLDGRTAAGGMQTSAEDGPPSWTVYFQTPDADATAKAAEQAHGKVLMQPMDVMDQGRMAILADKAGVPFGIWQPGRLKGLDVTQEPGSLCWVELYTADQPMAAWFYNAVLGLETYGVDFPGGTYTTINPAGTSEDAMFGGIIPLAEAPTEAEGAPYWLPYFEVTDVDAVVSKAEEGGGRVRMPATDIPGVGRVARLADPYGARFAVIRSAPAQG, from the coding sequence ATGCTCACCACCCGTTATGTCACCGGCGCACCGAACTGGGTCGATCTCGGCACCCCCGACATCGACGGCGCCGCTTCCTTCTACGGAGCGCTCTTCGGCTGGCGCTTCGAGCCCGGGCCGCCCGAATCCGGCGGCTACGGCTTCTTCCAGCTGGACGGGAGGACGGCCGCCGGCGGTATGCAGACCTCCGCGGAGGACGGCCCGCCGTCCTGGACGGTGTACTTCCAGACGCCCGACGCGGACGCCACGGCGAAGGCCGCCGAGCAGGCGCACGGCAAGGTGCTGATGCAGCCCATGGACGTGATGGACCAGGGCCGGATGGCGATCCTCGCCGACAAGGCGGGCGTTCCCTTCGGCATCTGGCAGCCCGGCCGCCTCAAGGGGCTGGACGTGACCCAGGAGCCCGGCTCGCTGTGCTGGGTCGAGCTGTACACGGCGGACCAGCCGATGGCCGCGTGGTTCTACAACGCGGTGCTCGGCCTGGAGACGTACGGCGTCGACTTCCCGGGCGGCACGTACACGACGATCAACCCGGCCGGCACCTCCGAGGACGCCATGTTCGGCGGCATCATCCCGCTCGCCGAGGCCCCCACGGAGGCGGAGGGCGCCCCCTACTGGCTGCCGTACTTCGAGGTCACGGACGTGGACGCGGTGGTGTCCAAGGCGGAGGAAGGGGGCGGCCGGGTCCGGATGCCGGCGACCGACATCCCGGGGGTGGGCCGGGTCGCGCGACTGGCCGATCCGTACGGGGCCCGCTTCGCGGTGATCAGGAGCGCACCGGCACAGGGCTGA
- a CDS encoding DUF2201 family putative metallopeptidase produces the protein MAYGERGRRPPVVDLADRRALEAYRPADPEVVAQARRLKEAALLDFGLTESAVASWLYAKCHHQIPTTAIDTAAVVASGDGSCLLLYNPGFFTGLGLEGVKFVLFHEARHLVHRHLFADPELRDDPVFELAAEVSINHVALVRLGRTELPLLDGRPTGIDPRKVYEHYRADLTAHGLEPVAYETFTETDMRVYGELKRVHRPPVPEHRLCVRLQAGLVPADQETVDAVTSSALLNSLLAARRGHAGAERELLDLMGRTEDGNARAARIWGNLGAGLLRGETARTRTVDWWQRWLVDVLGSKLRDGERLVYPKKRGALLAALGQDPMLARRGPVRDKVLVIAYDTSGSMPQHVITWLTELVGRIDGVEAHWLSFDALVMPFRPGERVYGGGGTSFQAVADYVEGRTEVNGRRFDVSPDAVVMLTDGYAPPITPAEPEKWIWLITEGGSEWPETHTPAMDCHRVTTGSR, from the coding sequence ATGGCGTACGGGGAGCGGGGGCGGCGTCCCCCGGTGGTCGACCTGGCCGACCGGCGGGCGCTGGAGGCGTACCGCCCGGCCGATCCGGAGGTCGTGGCTCAGGCGCGGCGGCTCAAGGAGGCCGCGCTGCTGGACTTCGGGCTGACGGAGTCGGCGGTGGCGTCCTGGCTGTACGCCAAGTGCCATCACCAGATCCCGACGACCGCGATCGACACGGCGGCCGTGGTGGCGTCCGGCGACGGCAGCTGCCTGCTGCTCTACAACCCGGGCTTCTTCACCGGACTCGGCCTGGAGGGCGTCAAGTTCGTCCTGTTCCACGAGGCACGCCATCTGGTGCACCGCCATCTGTTCGCCGACCCGGAGCTGCGGGACGACCCGGTCTTCGAGCTGGCCGCCGAGGTGTCCATCAACCATGTGGCGCTGGTCCGGCTCGGCAGGACCGAACTCCCCCTGCTGGACGGCCGGCCGACGGGCATCGACCCGCGCAAGGTGTACGAGCACTACCGCGCCGACCTGACGGCGCACGGCCTGGAGCCCGTCGCGTACGAGACGTTCACCGAGACGGACATGCGGGTGTACGGCGAGCTGAAGCGCGTGCACCGCCCGCCGGTCCCGGAGCACCGGCTGTGCGTGCGGCTCCAGGCCGGTCTCGTCCCCGCCGACCAGGAGACCGTCGACGCGGTGACGTCGTCCGCGCTGCTCAACTCGCTGCTGGCGGCCCGGCGTGGGCACGCGGGCGCGGAGCGGGAGCTGCTCGACCTGATGGGCCGCACCGAGGACGGCAACGCGCGGGCTGCCCGGATCTGGGGAAACCTGGGCGCGGGCCTGCTGCGCGGCGAGACCGCGCGCACGCGCACGGTCGACTGGTGGCAGCGCTGGCTGGTGGACGTACTCGGCTCCAAGCTGCGCGACGGCGAGCGGCTGGTCTACCCGAAGAAGCGGGGTGCGCTGCTCGCCGCCCTCGGCCAGGACCCGATGCTGGCGCGACGCGGCCCGGTACGGGACAAGGTGCTGGTCATCGCGTACGACACCTCGGGTTCGATGCCGCAGCACGTGATCACCTGGCTCACCGAACTGGTGGGCCGCATCGACGGCGTGGAGGCGCACTGGCTGTCCTTCGACGCCTTGGTGATGCCCTTCAGGCCGGGCGAGCGGGTCTACGGCGGGGGCGGTACCAGCTTCCAGGCGGTCGCGGACTACGTGGAGGGGCGCACGGAGGTGAACGGACGCCGTTTCGACGTGAGTCCGGACGCTGTCGTGATGCTGACCGACGGGTATGCGCCACCGATCACGCCCGCCGAGCCGGAGAAATGGATCTGGCTGATCACCGAGGGCGGCAGCGAGTGGCCCGAGACGCACACACCGGCGATGGACTGCCATCGCGTCACCACCGGATCGCGGTAG
- a CDS encoding WhiB family transcriptional regulator, whose product MLIETITPPDLDWQDEALCAQTGGDFFFPEPGSSVREAKRICGLCPIRSACLEFALDNDERFGVWGGLSEKERLEIRRTSR is encoded by the coding sequence ATGCTCATCGAGACGATCACGCCACCCGACCTGGACTGGCAGGACGAGGCACTGTGCGCGCAGACCGGCGGGGACTTCTTCTTCCCCGAGCCGGGCAGCTCCGTACGGGAGGCGAAGCGGATCTGCGGTCTGTGCCCGATCCGCTCCGCCTGTCTGGAGTTCGCCCTCGACAACGACGAGCGCTTCGGCGTGTGGGGCGGCCTGTCGGAGAAAGAGCGGCTGGAGATCCGGCGCACGTCCCGCTGA
- a CDS encoding GOLPH3/VPS74 family protein, whose translation MPDGSLSLPARLYLLAWDTTRDELTDTVHVDHLVRAGALTELARRGLLLDDDGIATPVDLDSDTGDAVLDGLLELVRESRPHHWHSWVPLHARVTLDAVREQLAADGYLRAEKRRALGVFPTVEYALERVAVVDALRAEARRILEGPVPTAEVSDRDAAVVTLAAAAELRTLMSRDERGRYKDRLAELAERGGAAGPGTRKAGEELRAALTRAAAPAGA comes from the coding sequence GTGCCCGACGGCTCGCTGTCCCTGCCCGCCCGGCTCTACCTGCTGGCCTGGGACACCACGCGCGACGAACTCACCGACACCGTCCACGTCGACCACCTCGTGCGGGCCGGCGCCCTCACCGAACTGGCCCGGCGCGGACTCCTCCTCGACGACGACGGCATCGCCACCCCGGTCGACCTGGACTCCGACACCGGGGACGCCGTCCTCGACGGGCTCCTGGAACTCGTACGGGAGTCCCGCCCCCACCACTGGCACAGCTGGGTGCCGCTGCACGCGCGCGTGACGCTCGACGCGGTACGGGAGCAGCTGGCCGCCGACGGGTACCTCCGCGCGGAGAAGCGGCGGGCCCTGGGGGTGTTCCCGACCGTCGAGTACGCCCTGGAGCGCGTCGCCGTCGTGGACGCGCTGCGCGCGGAGGCCCGGCGGATCCTCGAAGGCCCGGTGCCGACCGCGGAGGTCTCCGACCGGGACGCGGCCGTCGTCACCCTGGCCGCCGCGGCCGAACTGCGCACCCTGATGAGCCGGGACGAGCGCGGCCGGTACAAGGACCGGCTGGCGGAACTGGCCGAGCGCGGCGGGGCGGCGGGGCCGGGGACGCGGAAGGCGGGGGAGGAGCTGAGGGCCGCGCTGACGCGCGCGGCCGCGCCGGCGGGAGCCTGA